From Tistrella bauzanensis, a single genomic window includes:
- a CDS encoding isocitrate/isopropylmalate family dehydrogenase, with protein MSPVTTEPVKPASPARPVTHSVVLIEGDGIGPEISAAVRLILDAAAAPIAWQPAVAGGRAFAAGVGTGVPADTVALIEQTRLVLKAPLETPVGHGGKSANVTLRKLFEMYANIRPVKELPGVTTPFSGRGIDLVIVRENVEDLYAGIEHMQTPDTAQALKLITRRGSAKIARAAFELARREGRGRVTAVHKANILKLTEGLFKRTVEAVARDYPDINADDMIVDACAHKLVVAPEQIDVAVMTNMNGDILSDLAAGLVGGLGLAASANIGDHAAMFEAVHGSAPDIAGRGLANPTAFLQAALMLLRHLGETEQAMRIEAALALTLTEGRVLTGDLARGRGVAPSSTMAFAEAVAANLARIDMSELPVVTPAATPDAPAPRPLPGRPAPLPDRLVVETRADTGFDLFFEVEDGDPAALGAELTALAEATPFRLKHLSNRGTAVWPGDAARTELTPHWRARFLCRSDAAAPHETDQGFDDAAALALIGQIGRRYRWMHVEKLAAFNGADAFSRDQGEA; from the coding sequence ATGTCGCCCGTCACCACCGAGCCCGTGAAGCCCGCCAGCCCTGCCCGCCCCGTCACCCACAGCGTGGTGCTGATCGAGGGCGACGGCATCGGCCCCGAGATTTCGGCGGCGGTGCGGCTGATCCTCGATGCGGCAGCGGCGCCCATTGCCTGGCAGCCGGCGGTGGCGGGTGGGCGGGCGTTCGCGGCCGGTGTCGGCACCGGTGTTCCGGCCGACACGGTCGCCCTGATCGAACAGACCCGGCTGGTGCTGAAGGCGCCGCTGGAAACCCCGGTCGGCCATGGCGGCAAAAGCGCCAATGTGACACTGCGCAAGCTGTTCGAGATGTATGCCAATATCCGGCCGGTGAAGGAACTGCCCGGGGTGACCACGCCGTTTTCGGGGCGCGGCATCGATCTGGTGATCGTGCGCGAGAACGTGGAAGACCTGTATGCCGGCATCGAGCATATGCAGACTCCCGACACCGCCCAGGCGCTGAAGCTGATCACCCGGCGCGGATCGGCCAAGATCGCGCGCGCGGCCTTTGAACTGGCCCGGCGCGAGGGGCGCGGCCGGGTGACCGCCGTGCACAAGGCCAATATCCTGAAGCTGACCGAGGGGCTGTTCAAGCGCACGGTCGAGGCGGTGGCCCGCGATTATCCCGACATCAACGCCGATGACATGATCGTCGATGCCTGCGCCCACAAGCTGGTGGTGGCGCCGGAACAGATCGATGTCGCGGTGATGACCAACATGAACGGCGATATTCTGTCGGATCTGGCCGCAGGCCTGGTCGGCGGGCTTGGCCTGGCCGCCAGCGCCAATATCGGCGACCATGCCGCGATGTTCGAGGCGGTGCACGGATCGGCGCCCGACATCGCCGGGCGCGGCCTCGCCAACCCCACCGCCTTTCTTCAGGCGGCGCTGATGCTGCTGCGCCATCTGGGTGAGACCGAACAGGCCATGCGGATCGAGGCGGCGCTGGCCCTGACCCTGACCGAAGGCCGGGTGCTGACTGGCGACCTTGCCCGTGGCCGTGGCGTCGCGCCGTCCTCGACCATGGCCTTCGCCGAGGCGGTGGCCGCCAATCTGGCGCGGATCGATATGTCGGAGTTGCCGGTCGTGACGCCGGCCGCCACCCCCGATGCGCCAGCCCCCCGGCCCCTGCCCGGCCGCCCGGCCCCCCTGCCCGACCGACTCGTGGTCGAGACCCGCGCCGATACCGGCTTCGATCTGTTCTTCGAGGTCGAGGACGGCGATCCGGCGGCCCTTGGCGCCGAATTGACAGCACTGGCCGAGGCGACGCCCTTCCGGCTGAAGCATCTGTCCAATCGCGGCACCGCCGTCTGGCCGGGAGACGCGGCGCGCACCGAGCTGACCCCGCATTGGCGCGCGCGTTTCCTGTGCCGGTCCGACGCGGCCGCCCCCCATGAGACGGACCAGGGCTTCGACGATGCGGCGGCGCTGGCGCTGATCGGCCAGATCGGCCGGCGCTATCGCTGGATGCATGTGGAAAAGCTGGCGGCGTTCAATGGCGCCGACGCCTTCAGCCGCGACCAGGGCGAGGCCTGA
- a CDS encoding APC family permease, which yields MSIATEAGAAKTGGAGTPDVSAVAAPGGRLRRDAVGVPHIVFFVLAAAAPLTAVVGASPAAFAFGNGAGVAGTYLLVGALYLLFSVGFTTMNRFVGSAGGFYPFIAHGLGKPVGVGGALIALATYNAIDIAVYGLFGFFMADIAAQSGIAVPWWAFAGALGLAVYVCGVRKIEFSGKLLGICMLAEIAILLVLDLAIVAAGIGGGGVAGGAVPEGLTIVPFTPSAIFADGLGIGLVFVVASFIGFEATVIFGEEARNPKRTIPVATYVAVIVVACFYAFSTWAITQYYGPSAIAAVSAEHTATLFFDASDALLGPSVTLVMNVLLITSLFACALSFHNTINRYFFAIGREGLAWTGLAATHRDHQSPHVAGKVQTGLALGAVALFALTGLDPFAIVFAWMSTFASIGILVIQILVSLAVLGFFRADSRGVGLWHRLVAPALAMLGLGICLILVISNVELVSGSDSMIVAGFPLIIAAIGLAGAGIALRLRHRRPAVYQSIGRAFEEVA from the coding sequence ATGTCCATCGCAACCGAAGCCGGCGCAGCCAAAACCGGCGGTGCCGGCACACCGGATGTCAGCGCCGTTGCGGCACCGGGCGGCCGCCTGCGCCGCGATGCCGTCGGCGTGCCGCATATCGTGTTCTTCGTGCTGGCCGCCGCCGCACCGCTGACCGCCGTGGTCGGCGCCTCGCCCGCGGCCTTCGCCTTCGGCAACGGCGCCGGTGTTGCCGGCACCTATCTGCTGGTAGGCGCGCTGTATCTGCTGTTCAGCGTGGGCTTCACCACCATGAACCGCTTCGTGGGCTCGGCGGGCGGATTCTATCCGTTCATCGCCCATGGCCTGGGCAAGCCCGTGGGGGTGGGCGGGGCACTGATCGCGCTCGCCACCTATAACGCCATCGACATCGCGGTCTATGGGCTGTTCGGCTTCTTCATGGCCGATATCGCCGCCCAGTCGGGCATCGCGGTGCCGTGGTGGGCGTTCGCGGGTGCGCTGGGCCTTGCGGTCTATGTCTGCGGGGTGCGCAAGATCGAATTCAGCGGCAAGCTGCTCGGCATCTGCATGCTCGCGGAAATCGCCATTCTGCTGGTGCTGGATCTGGCGATCGTGGCCGCCGGCATCGGTGGTGGTGGCGTGGCGGGCGGCGCGGTGCCCGAGGGGTTGACCATTGTGCCGTTCACGCCTTCGGCCATCTTCGCCGACGGTCTCGGCATCGGGCTGGTGTTCGTGGTCGCCTCGTTCATCGGCTTCGAGGCGACGGTGATCTTCGGCGAGGAAGCCCGCAACCCCAAGCGCACCATTCCCGTCGCCACCTATGTGGCGGTGATCGTGGTCGCCTGCTTCTATGCCTTCTCGACCTGGGCGATCACCCAGTATTACGGCCCCTCGGCGATCGCGGCCGTGTCGGCGGAACACACCGCCACCCTGTTCTTCGATGCCTCCGACGCGCTGCTCGGCCCATCGGTGACCCTGGTCATGAACGTGCTGCTGATCACCAGCCTGTTCGCCTGCGCGCTGTCGTTCCACAACACCATCAACCGCTATTTCTTCGCGATCGGCCGCGAGGGGCTGGCCTGGACGGGCCTTGCCGCCACCCATCGTGATCACCAGTCTCCTCATGTGGCGGGGAAGGTGCAGACCGGGCTGGCGCTGGGGGCGGTGGCGCTGTTCGCGTTGACCGGCCTCGACCCCTTCGCGATCGTCTTCGCCTGGATGAGCACCTTCGCCAGCATCGGCATTCTGGTGATCCAGATCCTGGTGTCGCTGGCGGTGCTGGGCTTCTTCCGCGCCGACAGCCGCGGCGTCGGCCTCTGGCACCGGCTGGTGGCGCCGGCGCTGGCGATGCTGGGCCTGGGCATCTGCCTGATCCTGGTGATCAGCAATGTCGAGCTGGTCAGCGGCTCGGATTCGATGATCGTGGCCGGTTTCCCGCTGATCATCGCCGCCATCGGTCTGGCGGGCGCCGGCATCGCGCTTCGCCTGCGCCACCGCCGCCCCGCAGTCTATCAGAGCATCGGCCGGGCCTTCGAGGAGGTCGCCTGA
- a CDS encoding primary-amine oxidase: MDCCHADAPAATAPVITHPLAPLSPAEILKAVAVIRGEARLAGLYFETIELKEPDKASLRAGASVPREARANLFHPERIGVVRVVVDLDAGALTSAVELPDARPMIQLEQFMAIEDIVKASPDFIAACAKRGITDMAMVCVDPWSAGNFSVPGEEGRHLCHTFAWLRLRENENFYAHPIEGVNAVVDLKTSAVIRVDDYGVVPVPMTEHNYETEFRDSFRTGLKPINVVQPEGVSFTLNGSRLVWDKWSLVVGFNAREGLTLHDISYGGRPIVHRASLVEMVVPYGSPDNGHFRKNVFDIGEYGIGKLANSLKLGCDCLGAIEYLDAHLNTMTGEVMTIEKAICIHEEDSGLLWKHWDFRTNRAEVRRARKLVVSCICTVGNYEYALYWYLHIDGTIEFEMKATGIINTAACIPGQPPKYGREVAPGVVGHIHQHIFCARLDMAVDGDANSIVECNTYADEEGPDNPYGNGFYEAETVLRTELEACRRANPASHRYWKIINPDKTNHAGTPVAYKLDAPNCVTPFVRPNSPSGQRAGFVQNHVWVTAYDPEERYPAGEYMNHSTGAGGIVDFVAQDRPVENTDIVLWHVFGLHHPVRVEDFPVQPCVMTGFKLMPAGFFNGNPCLDLPPEVNAASCCANAAG, encoded by the coding sequence ATGGATTGCTGTCACGCTGACGCCCCCGCCGCGACGGCGCCGGTCATCACCCATCCGCTGGCGCCGCTGTCGCCGGCCGAGATCCTGAAGGCGGTCGCGGTGATCCGCGGCGAGGCGCGGCTGGCCGGCCTGTATTTCGAGACCATCGAGCTGAAAGAGCCCGACAAGGCCAGCCTGCGGGCCGGCGCGTCGGTGCCGCGTGAGGCGCGGGCCAATCTGTTTCATCCGGAACGGATCGGTGTGGTGCGGGTGGTGGTGGATCTCGATGCCGGCGCGCTGACCTCGGCGGTCGAGCTGCCCGATGCGCGGCCGATGATCCAGCTTGAACAGTTCATGGCGATCGAGGACATCGTGAAGGCCAGCCCCGATTTCATCGCGGCCTGTGCCAAGCGTGGCATCACCGACATGGCCATGGTCTGTGTCGATCCCTGGTCGGCGGGCAATTTCTCGGTACCGGGCGAGGAGGGGCGCCATCTCTGCCACACATTCGCGTGGCTGCGGCTGCGCGAGAACGAGAATTTCTATGCCCATCCGATCGAGGGCGTGAACGCGGTCGTCGATCTGAAGACCAGCGCGGTGATCCGGGTCGATGATTACGGCGTGGTGCCGGTGCCGATGACCGAGCACAATTACGAGACCGAATTCCGCGACAGCTTCCGCACCGGGCTGAAGCCGATCAATGTCGTGCAGCCCGAGGGGGTGAGCTTCACCCTGAACGGATCACGGCTGGTCTGGGACAAGTGGTCGCTGGTGGTGGGCTTCAATGCCCGCGAGGGGCTGACCTTGCACGACATCTCGTATGGCGGCCGGCCGATCGTGCATCGCGCCTCGCTGGTCGAGATGGTGGTGCCCTACGGCAGCCCCGATAACGGCCATTTCCGCAAGAACGTGTTCGATATCGGCGAGTATGGCATCGGCAAGCTGGCCAATTCGCTGAAGCTGGGCTGCGACTGCCTGGGCGCGATCGAATATCTGGACGCGCATCTGAACACCATGACCGGCGAGGTCATGACCATCGAGAAGGCGATCTGCATCCACGAGGAGGACAGCGGCCTGCTGTGGAAGCACTGGGATTTCCGCACCAACCGCGCCGAGGTGCGCCGCGCCCGCAAGCTGGTGGTGTCGTGCATCTGCACGGTGGGCAATTACGAATACGCGCTCTACTGGTATCTGCACATCGACGGCACGATCGAATTCGAGATGAAGGCGACCGGCATCATCAACACCGCCGCCTGCATCCCCGGCCAGCCACCGAAATATGGCCGCGAGGTGGCGCCGGGCGTGGTCGGCCACATCCACCAGCACATCTTCTGCGCCCGGCTGGACATGGCGGTGGATGGGGATGCCAACAGCATCGTCGAGTGCAACACCTATGCCGATGAGGAAGGCCCCGACAACCCCTATGGCAACGGCTTCTACGAGGCGGAAACCGTGCTGCGCACCGAGCTTGAGGCCTGCCGCCGCGCCAACCCGGCCAGCCATCGCTATTGGAAGATCATCAACCCCGACAAGACCAATCATGCCGGCACGCCGGTTGCCTATAAGCTGGACGCGCCGAATTGCGTGACACCCTTCGTGCGGCCGAATTCGCCATCGGGCCAGCGCGCCGGCTTTGTGCAGAACCATGTCTGGGTCACCGCCTATGACCCGGAAGAACGCTATCCGGCCGGCGAGTACATGAACCATTCCACCGGCGCCGGCGGCATCGTTGATTTCGTGGCCCAGGACCGGCCGGTCGAGAACACCGACATCGTGCTGTGGCATGTCTTCGGCCTGCACCATCCCGTGCGGGTGGAGGATTTCCCCGTCCAGCCCTGCGTGATGACCGGCTTCAAGCTGATGCCGGCCGGGTTCTTCAACGGCAACCCGTGCCTGGATCTGCCGCCGGAGGTGAATGCCGCGAGCTGCTGCGCCAACGCCGCCGGCTGA
- a CDS encoding sulfite exporter TauE/SafE family protein: MSTMPTFMGGLLLGLAGSLHCAGICGGIASATLIAADPGGTARARAGALMQIQLGRAATYTLAGGAVGAGSGALAGLLDLAGANQLLRVLAAANLLWVGAALAGIGAGPRLFDGWARAIGRLTSQLTGQYARPLGRGGGGFAMGAIWGLMPCGMVYAALLTALLSGSTAGGALVMAGFALGTMPAVAGSAYGIAALAGHGRRVGHPRRGGLHAGHLRVGLGVAIAAIGAVTLLVPAPLLAEICLF; this comes from the coding sequence ATGTCGACCATGCCGACCTTCATGGGCGGGCTGCTGCTGGGTTTGGCCGGCAGCCTGCATTGCGCGGGGATCTGCGGCGGCATCGCCTCGGCGACGCTGATCGCCGCCGATCCTGGCGGCACCGCCCGCGCCCGCGCCGGGGCCTTGATGCAGATCCAGCTTGGCCGCGCCGCCACCTATACCCTGGCCGGTGGCGCGGTCGGCGCCGGATCGGGGGCGCTGGCCGGGCTGCTGGATCTGGCGGGCGCCAATCAACTGCTGCGGGTGCTGGCCGCCGCCAACCTGCTGTGGGTGGGGGCGGCGCTGGCCGGCATCGGCGCGGGGCCGCGGCTGTTCGATGGCTGGGCGCGGGCGATCGGCCGGTTGACCAGCCAGCTCACCGGACAATATGCGCGGCCCCTTGGCCGGGGCGGCGGCGGCTTCGCCATGGGCGCGATCTGGGGGTTGATGCCCTGCGGCATGGTCTATGCCGCACTGCTGACCGCCCTGCTGTCGGGCAGCACGGCCGGAGGGGCGCTGGTCATGGCCGGTTTCGCGCTCGGCACCATGCCGGCGGTGGCTGGCAGCGCCTATGGAATTGCCGCACTGGCCGGGCATGGCCGGAGGGTGGGGCATCCGCGCAGGGGCGGATTGCATGCCGGCCATCTGCGCGTGGGGCTGGGTGTCGCCATTGCCGCGATCGGTGCCGTGACACTGCTGGTGCCGGCACCGCTGCTCGCGGAAATATGCCTGTTTTGA
- the qhpR gene encoding AraC-like transcriptional regulator QhpR, which produces MISSHQFGTITTGAIYGLHAVIKSKGGRPEDVFARIGLSGDPDCGVQPVLPLASFTATLEAAASEVGSSTFGLDFGRAFDIRRLGGIGEVFHCDQTVGAALEKFCRYLPTAQDNSRAVCAVSGDLARVSYEIEDPTVHERVQDANFTLALKHDVLKWLLGPRFSASWVEFRHQPDGDAADYRHHFGCPVRFGAGGNALVFPARWLETPIATADPRACHQVVARLADDLATRTARIDFTGGIEAWITEAMCRAAPIELEHVAADLGMSARTLQRRLDQCGVSFADLRNTVRRRLAVVMLTETAMPVTLIALHLGYSETSAFTRAFKAMTGRAPLAFRNEAGAGAG; this is translated from the coding sequence ATGATCTCATCCCATCAATTCGGCACCATCACCACGGGTGCCATTTACGGCCTGCATGCGGTTATCAAGTCGAAGGGCGGTCGTCCGGAAGATGTGTTCGCGCGCATCGGCCTGTCGGGCGATCCCGATTGCGGGGTGCAGCCGGTTCTGCCGCTGGCCAGCTTCACGGCCACCCTGGAGGCGGCGGCGTCCGAGGTTGGCAGTTCCACCTTCGGGCTCGATTTCGGCCGGGCCTTCGACATCCGCCGGCTGGGCGGCATCGGCGAGGTGTTCCATTGCGACCAGACCGTGGGTGCGGCACTGGAGAAATTCTGCCGCTATCTGCCCACGGCCCAGGACAACAGCCGGGCGGTGTGCGCCGTCTCGGGCGATCTGGCGCGGGTCAGCTATGAGATCGAGGATCCGACGGTGCATGAGCGGGTCCAGGATGCCAATTTCACCCTGGCGCTGAAGCATGACGTGCTGAAATGGCTATTGGGGCCGCGATTTTCCGCAAGCTGGGTGGAGTTCCGCCATCAGCCCGATGGTGACGCGGCCGATTACCGGCATCATTTCGGCTGCCCGGTGCGCTTCGGTGCCGGCGGCAATGCGCTGGTGTTTCCGGCGCGCTGGCTGGAGACCCCCATCGCCACCGCCGATCCGCGCGCCTGCCATCAGGTGGTGGCGCGGCTGGCCGACGATCTGGCGACCCGCACCGCGCGGATCGATTTCACCGGCGGCATCGAGGCCTGGATCACCGAGGCGATGTGCCGCGCCGCCCCGATCGAGCTTGAGCATGTCGCCGCCGACCTGGGGATGAGCGCCCGCACCCTGCAACGCCGGCTGGATCAGTGCGGGGTGAGTTTCGCCGATCTGCGCAACACCGTCCGCCGGCGGCTGGCGGTGGTGATGCTGACCGAGACCGCCATGCCGGTGACCCTGATCGCCCTGCATCTGGGCTATAGCGAGACCAGCGCGTTCACCCGCGCCTTCAAGGCGATGACCGGTCGCGCGCCGCTGGCCTTCCGCAACGAGGCGGGGGCTGGCGCCGGCTGA